One stretch of Equus przewalskii isolate Varuska chromosome 9, EquPr2, whole genome shotgun sequence DNA includes these proteins:
- the INAFM1 gene encoding putative transmembrane protein INAFM1: MRGPSCVGGGGESPGGAGLSEAPRGRWLRLAPVCAYFLCVSLAAVLLAVYYGLIWVPARPAAAAPAGPPPSAPFPPCAARPGAPPAPPPAAASVSCLLGAPGGPRPQLELPRSRRRRRSDPSRRPSRRMPGETPEAAGGRGPG, from the coding sequence ATGCGGGGCCCGAGCTGCGTGGGCGGCGGCGGCGAGAGCCCGGGCGGCGCGGGGCTGAGCGAGGCCCCGCGGGGCCGCTGGCTGCGCCTGGCCCCTGTCTGCGCCTACTTCCTCTGCGTCTCGTTGGCCGCCGTGCTGCTCGCCGTCTACTACGGCCTCATCTGGGTTCCCGCgcggcccgccgccgccgcccccgccggccCGCCGCCTAGCGCGCCCTTCCCTCCGTGCGCCGCCCGCCCGGgcgcgccgcccgccccgccgcccgccgccgcctcgGTCTCCTGCCTCTTGGGCGCCCCCGGCGGGCCCCGACCCCAGCTCGAGCTGCcgcgcagccgccgccgccgccgcagcgaCCCCAGCCGCCGCCCGAGCCGCCGGATGCCGGGAGAGACGCCGGAGGCCGCGGGGGGGCGAGGACCCGGGTAA